Below is a genomic region from Trichoderma asperellum chromosome 2, complete sequence.
GTACCGCTCTGTACATACCTGTCAAGGCCTCGCAAATCAACATGGCAAGGCGTCCATGTATCCAACAAGGGCAGCAATCTTGTTAGTGTCATTCAGCGGCAGGGCAAACAGTGGTCTGTGCCCTGCGACTCTTGATATCCGACTCCGCTGCGGGCGAACTACTCCGTCCTCAGTACAGGTCGTAAAGACATGCATGAGCCATGCCGCCCACCGCGCACTCATCTTTGCTATACAATGCAGGACGCCACCGAAATCCTGCTTCCCGCGATGCCTGATTTACCTCAACCCTATACGAGTACTGCTACCACTGAGGATGCGATAAGTACCAGCCCTGCCACAAGACACGCAGGGCCTAGCTTTCTATGCACAGGTGGTCCCCCCCGGTGGTTTAGCCTCTTCATGTTCCGTTCCCCTAGGCATGGCTAAAGCTCTCCACTTATTAGCAAAGCGACTCGATTCCTATCTCAAGCCGGGTGCCGTACGCCTTATTAATCGCGGCTCGTCTGCTTTATGTGGCCAGGTTTGGTGTGTGGTGGCGCAGTTTGCTTCTTTGGCGGAGCGGTGCTGTGAGGATAGCTTCAGCATGTCTTTCTTATACTATGCCCGCTGCTGGCCCACTTACCATCCCAGGCAAAGGAACAGCCTTGGGGGTAGGCAAAAGCCCAGTAGCACATACTTCCGGCACTTGGCACCTGGTGGATCAGGAACactggaagaaaaaataaagagttGATAATCATGGGGGAATAGGTCACCGCCAAACCAAAATAATGCGCCTCCCGTAATCAGGGCTCCACCCATCGCCCATCATTTTTGGGCTCTTCCTCGCCTGGGCGGCAAGAGAAGCTCTCTGAAAGGCTGGGCTGGAGACAAAGCAAGGTCCAATACAACTCCTTGGGGCGCCATGCAGCCAGCATCGGCCTATATCCAGCGAATCGTTTTCTTGCGTCGCCCATCCAAAGTAACCCTGCGGGCTTCCAATTAGCGTCCAGGTTGCAGGCCAAGCCAATTTATCATGATTTTGTATTTTCTGTATTCCTTTTTATTCAATCAGTTTCTCTCTGCCCAcaccccctccctcccccttctctccGGGGTTTCTCTTCACGGTGTAGCTCTAAGAGTTGGGAAGGGGAGCTTCTCCGTCCACAGCCCCAAAGGGGGACTCTCGCCATCCCCACGTTTCTAGCTCCTTTCCCGTTTTTGCTGCGAAAAGGCGGCCGCAGATCGAGAGGCCCTCGGCTATGCAGGACCAAAGCATATCGGCCCCGGGTATTGGACCATGAACCACCAACTTTTATACTTTTCTGCGTTTTCTACTCGTATTTTAGCTGTTAAGCAAGGCGCTACAAGGGCTAGCCAGAAGTATATGATGAATCAAACTGCATATTGCGCCTCCGCAGGCTCCATATGCACAGCTATATGTGTACTTGATGGTTGGGAGAGGGAAATATTGCATACTTCTCATTTCTCATCAGTGTAGAGCGCACAATGTACTTTGAAGTACCAACTACAGCTCTTCCTTGCGGAAATAAGCCCGAGTACCCTGTCACCAAATCGTGTCCGCTAGTTCTCTtatttgatctttttttttcccctaaGTTCTGTTCTGTTTCGTCGCTGTAGCAGTTGCTGTTACATACACCAATCTACTCCATATGGTCCACCGGATTCCATTGCCGCCGATCCTCATCGTTTTATTCCCTCTTGCGACTTGCCGAGCAGCGAGTTTCTGCGCATTGACCGGAAACTAATAGTATTCTGCTCGTGCAATCTGCCGCGTCAATGCCGCCTCATAGTTGCCGCCCATCCCCTGTTTTTGTCCCGGTCTGTCGCCCAGCAGAAAACCTTCCTGAAATGGAAAATCATGTAGCATACTCCGTACCCTCGGCCGGGTTCTGAACGGAGATTCTACTTTGTTTAATATCAGAGCattacaagaaaaaaaaaagccaggggctttggctttgcggACAGGTAAGGAAGATAACCTCCTTGGTTTGCACGGGCACCGGAGGAGCGCTGGGCCTCACCCACCCACCTGATTGCCCACCGTAATGTTGGGCTCTGGGATATTAATCATCGCTTGATAATGGTCACTACGGGTTTGCTGTATTAGCATTTGCTTGTTCATTTCCAACCATGGCTCAAGATGACAgcggaaaaagaaaaaaaagaaaaaagggaatgcGGCACGTGGCACGAAGCAAACTCATGTTTGTTTTCCCTCCGCGAGACCGGCTCCAAGGACTGATGGGACAGATTATGAATGAAGATATGAAACTTACcaacgtcttcatcttccagctCATGTGCCAAACCAACTCTCTGTGGCTGATGTTTCACCGACTTGCCATAAACAACGGCTGACTTGAATTGTTCCACAATGCTACGATGAATGGCATTGCACTGAATGTTGTGTAACGCATATTAGTAAAGAGTAATGCGCAAAGCGGGTGGCGTTTGTCCATTTGCAAGGGGTTTCTGTTACTCACAAAATCTTCCACCGTGCATCTCGATGCTCTGAGGACAACAGGGGCTGAGTAGTCGGGCTGTCTACCCTTGGGCTTTGTGTACACTCGTTTCAGGCTCAGCTTCTCCCACATAGATTCCATGAGCTCGTCAATGTTCCATCCATGTTCTGAGCTAATAGGGACGGCGTTGGGGATTCGGTACAACAAATCCAGCTCTTCGATGCTGATTGAGTCAATCTTGTTGAGGCAGTAGACCACCGGGATGTAACTATTCGACAAGCATTAGCAACTCCTCGTCCACATGCCGGTGCTGCATAGCAGGTAGGAGGTTTCGTGGCGGCTCACCTTCGGCTCTTCGCCTCGATAACATCAATGAGATCATCAATGGTGGCATCGCATCGAATAGTAATGTCAGCCGAGTTGATACGGTACTCGCTCATGACGGCCTTAATCTCATCGTGGTCGATGTGTGTAAGGGGCTGAGTGCTCGTGATGTTTAGGCCAcccttgtccttcttccTGAAGGTGATATTCGGAGGCTGTTTGTTAATTCGGATACCGAAGCCCTCCAATTCAGCTTCAATGACTCGTTTGTCCGACAGGGGCTTGTTGACGTCCAGCACGATGAATATCAAATGGCACGTCTTGGCAACAGCGATGACCTGGCGACCTCTTCCTCGACCATCCTTGGCTCCCTCGATAATTCCAGGCAAATCAATCATTTGCAAGGGGGCACCTGCAAGCATATGCAGTCAGTTCCTTAGTCCTTACGGCCaaacaaaaagcaaagaaaaaacgcCACCGTCGCCTAACGGCTCTAGTTTGGGTTCGTTTAAGCACGGCAACACACCATTATACATGACCTGGCCCGGCACGGACGTCAGGGTTGTGAATTCATATGCTGCGGCCTCGGAGTGCTGGCCGGTCAACCTGCTCATCAGCGTACTCTTGCCCACCGATGGGAAGCCGATGAAGCCAACACTGGCCACGCCCGTCCTGGCCACGTCGAATCctgcgccgccaccgccgccgctgctgctgggggtGAGCAGCTCGCGTTTCAGCTTGGCTAGTTTGGCCTTGAGCTGACCCAAGTGATACGATGTCGCTTTGTTCTTTTGAGTCTTGGCCATCTATGCGCAGGGGggagagcaaaaagcaaaaaaaaaacgtcaGGATCTCTGTTCTATTCGGTATCGAGCGCTCACGCCGGTCTTCGGAAAGAGCACATCGTCGCTGGGGGTTTCGGCTCGGGAAAACATACCTCGGCCTCGATCTCTTTGATCTATGATACCCAATGTCAGTCCAGCTGGTCAGAAAGATGCCCGAAAAACGACAGGCCATACCTTTTCCACGGTCGTCGACATGATGCCGGTGGTGCCCAACTATGCCACTAAAGTCTCCTCTATGGTCCCTTCTTCGGGTCTCTTCCTCGATACGCGACTTGCAATTTCGCAATGTCTCCGGCGTCGCTCTTTCGTTTTTTGTTGGGCGATGATGTGATGCAAAAGGCCAGCCAAAAGTCTGATCTGGTTATGCCAAACTTGTTTgtgtgtggtggtggtggcatgaATCTTTTGGGAGGATTTTGGTGGGGTAAATTTTTGGTTTGTGGCTCGCGGGTGGCCAATGATGTCAGCGCTTTTTCGGGACCAAACCGCTTCGGGAAAGAAGGCATTTTATCATGATAATGGAGTTCTCGAAGGCGAAGAGAcggctgttt
It encodes:
- the RBG1 gene encoding GTP-binding protein rbg1, which translates into the protein MAKTQKNKATSYHLGQLKAKLAKLKRELLTPSSSGGGGGAGFDVARTGVASVGFIGFPSVGKSTLMSRLTGQHSEAAAYEFTTLTSVPGQVMYNGAPLQMIDLPGIIEGAKDGRGRGRQVIAVAKTCHLIFIVLDVNKPLSDKRVIEAELEGFGIRINKQPPNITFRKKDKGGLNITSTQPLTHIDHDEIKAVMSEYRINSADITIRCDATIDDLIDVIEAKSRSYIPVVYCLNKIDSISIEELDLLYRIPNAVPISSEHGWNIDELMESMWEKLSLKRVYTKPKGRQPDYSAPVVLRASRCTVEDFCNAIHRSIVEQFKSAVVYGKSVKHQPQRVGLAHELEDEDVVTIIKR
- the RBG1 gene encoding GTP-binding protein rbg1, variant 2, yielding MAKTQKNKATSYHLGQLKAKLAKLKRELLTPSSSGGGGGAGFDVARTGVASVGFIGFPSVGKSTLMSRLTGQHSEAAAYEFTTLTSVPGQVMYNGAPLQMIDLPGIIEGAKDGRGRGRQVIAVAKTCHLIFIVLDVNKPLSDKRVIEAELEGFGIRINKQPPNITFRKKDKGGLNITSTQPLTHIDHDEIKAVMSEYRINSADITIRCDATIDDLIDVIEAKSRSYIPVVYCLNKIDSISIEELDLLYRIPNAVPISSEHGWNIDELMESMWEKLSLKRVYTKPKGRQPDYSAPVVLRASRCTVEDFCNAIHRSIVEQFKSAVVYGKSVKHQPQRVGLAHELEDEDVGKFHIFIHNLSHQSLEPVSRRENKHEFASCHVPHSLFSFFSFSAVILSHGWK